A genomic stretch from Limnobacter thiooxidans includes:
- a CDS encoding response regulator transcription factor, with translation MSTPNQLRVFIIDDHPIIAMALRDIMNSRYTDLEVKLFSRIGPALEHSRFEQPDLVLLDLGLPDMAPEKVLETALETFDYSRTLVISGNEEILGDMADDYPETEFVSKGITQDRVLSVLDSMVLRLRRNNWTDQISQKSQHSNGFTIGQRMARITERQVSVLYRIAKGESNHEIAQNLGLSPETVKTHVRSILARLNARNRLEAAMLYRAWQEQKTDEVYSD, from the coding sequence ATGTCAACTCCTAATCAGCTACGCGTTTTTATCATTGATGATCATCCAATCATTGCAATGGCTCTTCGCGACATCATGAATTCACGCTACACCGATCTGGAGGTCAAGCTGTTCAGTCGAATCGGCCCCGCCTTGGAACACAGTCGGTTTGAACAGCCAGATCTTGTTTTACTCGATCTGGGCCTGCCCGATATGGCTCCTGAAAAGGTGCTTGAAACCGCTTTGGAAACCTTCGACTACAGCCGAACACTCGTTATTTCCGGCAATGAGGAAATTCTGGGCGACATGGCCGACGACTATCCCGAAACCGAGTTTGTGTCCAAAGGGATCACCCAAGACCGCGTTCTCAGTGTGTTGGACAGCATGGTTTTGCGCCTGCGTCGCAACAACTGGACCGACCAGATCAGCCAGAAAAGCCAACATTCCAATGGCTTCACAATTGGTCAGCGCATGGCCCGCATCACCGAGCGGCAAGTGTCGGTGTTGTATCGAATTGCCAAAGGCGAATCGAACCATGAAATTGCTCAAAACCTGGGGCTGTCCCCAGAGACTGTGAAAACCCATGTGCGCAGTATTCTGGCGCGTTTGAACGCCCGTAATCGCTTGGAGGCAGCCATGTTGTACCGGGCCTGGCAAGAGCAAAAAACAGACGAGGTGTATTCCGATTAA
- a CDS encoding TRAP transporter substrate-binding protein has protein sequence MERRSFLKNAGIAAAATAAAPALAADGPSVRWRLTSSFPKSLDALWGAAPQLAKRVSELTGGKFEIRPFAAGEIVPGLQVLDAVQRGTVECGHTAGYYYVGKDATFAFEAGLPFGLTARQQNAWLYHGGGLQMTRDFLKEYNVINFPGGNTGTQMGGWWRKEVKNLNDLKGLKVRIPGFGGKIMAALGAVPQTIAGGDIYPALEKGTIDAAEWVGPYDDEKLGFQKVAKFYYYPGFWEPGPTLSFYINLDAWNKLPKSYQAALEVAAAEVNVTMTAEYDAKNPAALNRLIQSGAQLRIYPRDILDAAYKEAEKLYADESKNNARFKKIFTSWNRFRNDQNNWFRVAENSMASYIPRSK, from the coding sequence ATGGAACGCCGTTCCTTCCTGAAAAACGCGGGCATTGCTGCTGCGGCAACAGCTGCTGCCCCCGCACTTGCAGCAGACGGCCCCAGCGTGCGCTGGCGCCTCACTTCAAGTTTTCCGAAAAGCCTGGATGCCTTGTGGGGGGCCGCACCGCAACTGGCCAAGCGTGTGTCGGAATTGACTGGCGGAAAATTTGAAATACGTCCCTTCGCTGCCGGTGAAATTGTGCCCGGCTTGCAGGTGCTGGACGCTGTTCAGCGCGGCACTGTCGAATGTGGCCACACGGCCGGCTATTACTACGTCGGAAAAGACGCCACTTTTGCGTTCGAGGCGGGTTTGCCTTTTGGTTTGACAGCGCGTCAGCAGAATGCCTGGTTGTACCATGGTGGTGGTTTGCAAATGACACGCGATTTTTTGAAGGAATACAACGTCATCAACTTTCCTGGTGGCAATACGGGAACACAAATGGGCGGTTGGTGGCGAAAAGAAGTTAAAAATTTGAACGACCTCAAAGGCCTGAAAGTTCGAATTCCAGGGTTTGGCGGCAAGATCATGGCGGCTTTGGGTGCCGTGCCACAAACCATCGCAGGCGGTGACATCTACCCCGCGCTGGAAAAAGGCACCATTGATGCTGCGGAATGGGTTGGGCCTTACGACGATGAAAAACTCGGTTTTCAGAAAGTTGCCAAGTTTTATTATTATCCTGGCTTTTGGGAGCCAGGGCCTACCCTGAGTTTTTACATCAATCTGGACGCCTGGAACAAACTGCCGAAAAGCTACCAGGCGGCACTGGAAGTGGCTGCAGCTGAAGTCAATGTCACCATGACCGCTGAATACGATGCAAAAAATCCGGCTGCCTTGAACCGATTGATACAGTCTGGCGCGCAACTGCGAATTTATCCACGCGATATTCTGGATGCTGCCTACAAGGAAGCCGAAAAACTGTACGCGGACGAGTCAAAAAACAACGCCAGGTTCAAGAAAATATTCACTTCATGGAATCGTTTCCGCAACGACCAAAACAACTGGTTTCGGGTTGCAGAGAATTCAATGGCATCCTACATACCCAGATCGAAGTAA
- the pmbA gene encoding metalloprotease PmbA yields MGFSFKSETFQELTEYALKKAKSLGATDCAVDISEAVGQSVSVRMGEIETIEHTRDKSFGVSVFKGKKRGNASSSDFSIEAIDLAIRAALDIAKYTAADKFAGLPEEANIAKRHRDLDLYHPWNLSTAKAVEKALVMEQAAFDVSKQIRNSDGANVSTESGHFFAANSKGFKGGYPYSRHSLSVSPIAQAKKSKDSPMQRDYWYSSERKAKDLAKPAKIGAYAAERALARLGSKPISTRNCPVIFEAPIAASLVSHYVGAVSGSSLYRKTSFLLDSLGKQVWAPHITIKEDPFIEGAHGSSPFDEEGVKVKARTVVKKGVCNGYFLSSYSARKLGMETTGNAGGTHNLILSSSKTVSGGLDGLLKTMGTGLLVTEMMGQGVNGVTGDYSRGAFGYWVENGIIVHPVEEITIAGNLKDMLANIVAVGDDAYWRGSKHVGSILVESMTVAGT; encoded by the coding sequence ATGGGCTTTAGCTTTAAATCCGAGACATTTCAGGAATTAACCGAATACGCACTGAAAAAAGCCAAGTCGCTGGGTGCCACCGATTGTGCGGTGGACATCAGCGAGGCGGTTGGCCAGTCGGTCAGTGTGCGCATGGGTGAAATCGAAACCATTGAACACACCCGCGACAAAAGCTTTGGTGTCAGCGTATTCAAGGGAAAAAAAAGAGGCAATGCCTCGTCCTCTGATTTTTCAATCGAGGCCATTGATTTAGCAATTCGTGCCGCGCTTGACATCGCCAAGTACACAGCGGCAGACAAGTTCGCTGGCTTGCCTGAAGAGGCCAACATCGCCAAGCGACACCGAGACCTGGACCTGTATCACCCCTGGAATCTGAGCACCGCCAAGGCGGTCGAAAAGGCCCTGGTGATGGAGCAGGCTGCATTTGATGTCAGCAAACAGATTCGAAATTCCGATGGCGCCAATGTGTCCACAGAATCAGGACATTTCTTTGCGGCCAACAGCAAGGGTTTCAAGGGTGGCTACCCGTATTCCCGTCATTCCCTGTCCGTGTCACCTATTGCACAGGCCAAAAAGTCGAAAGACAGCCCCATGCAGCGTGACTACTGGTATTCCTCCGAGCGCAAGGCCAAAGACCTCGCCAAGCCTGCAAAAATTGGGGCCTATGCTGCCGAGCGTGCACTGGCCCGCCTGGGTTCCAAACCAATTTCCACCCGCAATTGCCCGGTTATTTTTGAAGCGCCGATTGCCGCCAGCCTGGTCAGCCATTACGTGGGTGCCGTGTCGGGTTCTTCGTTGTATCGCAAAACCAGCTTTCTGCTGGACTCTTTGGGCAAACAGGTGTGGGCACCGCACATCACCATCAAGGAAGATCCGTTCATCGAAGGCGCGCACGGCAGCTCACCTTTTGATGAAGAGGGTGTGAAAGTGAAAGCCCGCACCGTGGTTAAAAAGGGCGTGTGCAACGGCTACTTTTTATCAAGCTATTCGGCCCGCAAACTGGGCATGGAAACCACGGGCAATGCCGGTGGCACCCATAACCTGATTTTGAGTTCAAGCAAAACCGTCAGTGGCGGCCTGGATGGCTTGCTCAAAACCATGGGTACGGGTTTGCTGGTCACCGAGATGATGGGGCAGGGCGTCAATGGCGTGACCGGCGATTATTCTCGCGGTGCATTCGGCTATTGGGTGGAAAACGGCATCATTGTTCACCCCGTGGAAGAGATCACGATTGCTGGCAATTTGAAAGACATGTTGGCCAACATCGTGGCTGTAGGCGACGACGCTTACTGGCGCGGTAGCAAGCATGTGGGCAGTATTCTGGTTGAATCCATGACCGTTGCCGGAACCTGA
- the yjgA gene encoding ribosome biogenesis factor YjgA, whose protein sequence is MANIQPMEPENENQGEFGEYDRPSKSAVKRDMLALQDLGKTLCEMPYDKVKRAPIGERLLIEIAEFHKCKSFGAKKRQMQFIGKLMRDEEHEEVQAWVNGETVEQKLKVLHLHAAEQWRDRLIEEPGLLATFIESYPAAARENLNPIIRQAVQERAAKKAPRNFRQLFQIIYRLIEEKAEADET, encoded by the coding sequence ATGGCTAATATACAGCCCATGGAACCAGAAAACGAAAATCAGGGCGAGTTTGGAGAATATGATCGCCCCAGCAAGTCTGCCGTCAAGCGCGACATGCTGGCTCTGCAGGATTTGGGTAAAACCCTGTGCGAAATGCCCTATGACAAAGTCAAGCGGGCACCGATCGGCGAACGCCTGCTGATCGAAATCGCAGAATTCCACAAATGCAAGTCATTTGGTGCCAAAAAGCGCCAGATGCAGTTCATCGGCAAGCTGATGCGTGATGAAGAGCACGAGGAAGTACAAGCCTGGGTAAACGGCGAAACCGTGGAGCAAAAGCTCAAGGTGCTTCACCTGCATGCAGCTGAACAATGGCGCGACCGTCTGATTGAAGAACCTGGCCTTCTTGCCACCTTCATCGAAAGTTATCCGGCGGCGGCCCGTGAAAACTTGAATCCGATCATTCGTCAAGCCGTTCAGGAACGGGCTGCAAAAAAAGCGCCTCGAAACTTCCGGCAATTGTTCCAGATCATTTACCGCCTCATTGAAGAAAAGGCCGAGGCAGACGAAACATGA
- the mog gene encoding molybdopterin adenylyltransferase has protein sequence MSFDAVKIGLVSVSDRASAGVYQDQGIPSLKTWLQAALLNPIEFVEILIPDEQADIENALKKLADEHHCNLICTTGGTGPAKRDVTPEATLAVANKEMPGFGEQMRQISLHFVPTAILSRQVAVIRGESLIINLPGQPKAIAETLEGLKDKEGNSLVKGIFAAVPYCIDLIGGPYLETNPEVINAFRPKSAIRKPAQGNA, from the coding sequence ATGAGTTTCGATGCCGTGAAAATCGGACTGGTGTCGGTCAGCGACCGTGCTTCTGCCGGTGTGTATCAAGACCAGGGTATCCCTAGTCTGAAAACCTGGTTGCAAGCTGCTCTGCTGAACCCGATTGAATTTGTCGAAATCCTGATCCCCGACGAACAGGCAGACATTGAAAACGCCTTGAAGAAACTGGCCGACGAACACCACTGCAATTTGATTTGCACCACGGGTGGCACAGGCCCTGCAAAACGCGATGTAACACCTGAAGCAACCCTTGCTGTTGCTAACAAGGAAATGCCGGGATTTGGTGAACAGATGCGCCAGATCAGCCTGCACTTTGTGCCCACAGCCATTTTATCGCGCCAGGTGGCGGTAATTCGGGGTGAAAGCCTGATCATTAATTTGCCAGGCCAGCCCAAGGCAATTGCCGAAACACTGGAAGGCTTGAAGGACAAGGAAGGCAACAGTCTGGTGAAAGGCATTTTTGCCGCTGTGCCCTACTGCATCGACCTGATTGGCGGACCGTATCTGGAAACCAATCCTGAAGTAATCAACGCGTTTCGGCCCAAATCAGCCATTCGCAAACCTGCACAAGGAAATGCGTAA
- a CDS encoding alpha/beta hydrolase: MSTKPNTDIECVVVETGPNPSGCVIWLHGLGADGYDFVPIVKELEQLGLPSTRFVFPHAPKIPVSINGGYVMRAWYDIRNVDLQRQEDEAGVRQSQATLESLIEDQIAMGFKPGQIVLAGFSQGGAIVYQTGVRTAHKLAGLIALSTYLPCESSLNTEMNTVNIDTPVLAAHGEQDNIVLMERGEKAVELLREKGFAVQWHTYPMAHSVCGEEVVEIAEFLKKVL; the protein is encoded by the coding sequence ATGAGCACCAAGCCGAACACGGATATTGAATGCGTTGTCGTGGAAACCGGCCCCAACCCAAGTGGCTGCGTGATCTGGCTACACGGCCTGGGTGCGGATGGTTATGACTTTGTGCCGATTGTGAAAGAACTGGAACAATTGGGCTTGCCCAGCACCCGGTTTGTTTTTCCGCATGCGCCGAAAATTCCGGTGAGTATCAATGGCGGCTATGTGATGCGCGCCTGGTATGACATTCGCAACGTGGACCTGCAGCGTCAGGAAGATGAAGCTGGCGTGCGCCAGAGTCAGGCCACACTGGAAAGTTTGATCGAAGACCAGATCGCAATGGGCTTTAAACCGGGTCAAATTGTATTGGCGGGCTTTTCCCAAGGTGGCGCCATTGTTTACCAAACGGGTGTGCGCACTGCGCACAAATTGGCGGGCTTGATTGCCCTGTCCACTTACCTGCCCTGTGAAAGCAGCCTGAATACTGAAATGAATACGGTTAACATAGACACGCCAGTACTAGCCGCGCATGGCGAGCAAGACAACATTGTGTTGATGGAACGCGGCGAAAAGGCAGTCGAATTGTTGCGAGAAAAAGGATTTGCTGTGCAGTGGCACACCTACCCCATGGCACATTCCGTGTGCGGTGAGGAAGTCGTTGAAATTGCAGAGTTTCTGAAGAAAGTGCTGTGA
- a CDS encoding DUF3717 domain-containing protein produces the protein MSAQLNQYVSIADLERAINYWRQQIPSARDTMTLCPQAASLAEVYAHMILFQMNQIPRSEFSGKAKKALQDAESAFTPQQQHKAA, from the coding sequence ATGTCAGCTCAGCTAAACCAATATGTGTCTATTGCAGACCTTGAGCGCGCCATCAATTACTGGCGCCAGCAAATCCCTTCTGCACGCGACACGATGACCTTGTGTCCGCAAGCGGCCAGTTTGGCAGAAGTGTATGCACACATGATCTTGTTTCAGATGAACCAGATCCCTCGGTCTGAGTTTTCAGGCAAAGCCAAAAAGGCCCTGCAAGATGCGGAGTCTGCTTTCACACCCCAGCAACAGCACAAAGCCGCTTGA
- a CDS encoding PcfJ domain-containing protein — translation MLLSDEAAWNLKSELMRSVWQPPPSICIPDSLADTRLDLVLEATSLQDIQRAWTAAIKKRFGIDVFKIALRIIPRNTSLFDLSRVAAFKSVLSKRLCENPALAPLLAQDPGMWSNLPNWRVVKNRMLAQGLSQQTWRWLARQRAGYVARVNWSQLSHLSWVNFHAALGRDMPISWVDKQTAALLGFGGLGTWLRRNHENLGNDAALNILRAVRLALQRRESMGKAEHQHELAQQEFPLIADWLLGSAASSTKRPVVISRHWTYDTLMARQAHWHLVEHDLDMGRPNVFWPEVLGMGSLGNNVDFIELNSLNALLSEAKKMHHCVPSYIDRCMAGDVCIFHLQIKGHAPQRGTLEFQRLGLNGWQISQLKGPCNAPVSSQLWSAAHLLLSRIH, via the coding sequence GTGCTGCTCAGTGATGAAGCAGCGTGGAATTTGAAATCAGAATTGATGCGCTCTGTGTGGCAGCCACCGCCCAGCATCTGCATCCCGGATTCTCTGGCCGATACACGGCTAGATTTGGTGCTTGAAGCAACCAGTTTGCAAGACATTCAGCGCGCCTGGACCGCTGCGATCAAAAAACGTTTTGGCATCGACGTGTTCAAGATAGCTTTGCGCATTATTCCTCGCAACACAAGTCTGTTCGACTTAAGTCGCGTGGCTGCGTTTAAAAGCGTGTTAAGCAAGCGGTTGTGTGAAAACCCAGCCCTGGCGCCTTTGTTGGCGCAAGATCCCGGCATGTGGAGCAACCTGCCCAATTGGCGCGTGGTCAAAAATCGCATGCTGGCCCAAGGCCTGAGCCAACAAACCTGGCGCTGGTTGGCTCGCCAGCGCGCAGGGTATGTGGCGCGAGTCAACTGGTCGCAATTGAGTCACCTGAGTTGGGTTAATTTTCATGCGGCACTGGGTCGCGACATGCCGATTTCCTGGGTGGACAAGCAAACGGCTGCATTGCTGGGTTTTGGCGGCTTGGGAACCTGGCTTCGACGAAATCATGAAAACCTGGGCAACGATGCAGCGTTGAATATTTTGCGTGCGGTGCGATTGGCTTTGCAACGGCGTGAATCCATGGGCAAGGCCGAACATCAGCATGAACTTGCCCAGCAGGAGTTTCCCTTGATAGCTGACTGGTTGCTTGGCAGTGCCGCCAGCTCAACCAAGCGGCCAGTGGTGATTTCAAGGCACTGGACTTACGACACCTTGATGGCAAGACAGGCGCATTGGCATTTGGTTGAGCACGACCTGGACATGGGTCGACCCAATGTGTTTTGGCCCGAGGTACTCGGAATGGGCAGCCTGGGAAACAACGTCGATTTTATTGAATTGAATTCCTTGAATGCCTTGTTGTCAGAGGCGAAAAAAATGCACCACTGCGTGCCGTCTTACATTGATCGATGCATGGCTGGCGATGTGTGCATTTTCCACCTGCAGATCAAGGGACATGCACCGCAGCGGGGTACCTTGGAGTTTCAGCGCCTTGGCCTGAATGGCTGGCAAATTAGCCAATTGAAAGGCCCTTGCAATGCGCCCGTTTCAAGTCAATTGTGGAGTGCAGCGCACCTGCTGTTGAGCCGAATTCACTGA
- a CDS encoding crotonase/enoyl-CoA hydratase family protein, whose amino-acid sequence MMDKKAEEPVNIEILQQGEIWTISINRPEVRNCVDRYTADQLERAFQAFETDAAARVAILTGEGGNFCAGADLKAVASGDPSRVNRMERHGAGPMGISRMELSKPVIAAVSGYCVAGGLELAAWCDMRVADDTAVFGVFCRRFGVPLIDGGTVRLPRLIGQSRALDMILTGRPIAAEEAFSWGLANRRETTRSALEGAIELAVLLSKHPQTCMRNDRQSVLTQWGFGEREALEEEFEFGLNTLTSGETVEGATAFKDGLGRHGETV is encoded by the coding sequence ATGATGGACAAAAAAGCAGAAGAACCCGTCAACATCGAGATCTTACAGCAAGGCGAGATCTGGACCATTTCGATTAATCGTCCTGAGGTGCGCAATTGCGTGGATCGTTACACCGCGGATCAACTCGAACGGGCATTTCAGGCCTTTGAGACCGACGCCGCTGCCCGAGTGGCGATTTTGACTGGGGAAGGTGGAAACTTCTGTGCCGGTGCTGACCTGAAGGCTGTTGCATCCGGAGACCCGAGCAGGGTCAACCGCATGGAACGCCACGGCGCAGGTCCCATGGGCATTAGTCGGATGGAATTGAGCAAACCGGTTATTGCTGCGGTGTCGGGCTATTGTGTCGCCGGTGGCCTTGAGCTTGCCGCTTGGTGCGACATGCGCGTGGCAGATGATACAGCCGTTTTTGGCGTGTTTTGCAGACGCTTTGGCGTACCACTGATAGACGGCGGTACGGTGCGCTTACCCAGATTGATTGGGCAAAGCCGGGCGCTGGACATGATCTTGACCGGCCGCCCTATTGCTGCCGAAGAGGCTTTTTCCTGGGGATTGGCCAATCGGCGTGAAACCACTCGAAGCGCGCTTGAAGGAGCAATCGAACTGGCGGTATTGCTCAGCAAACACCCACAAACCTGCATGCGAAATGATCGGCAAAGCGTGCTGACGCAGTGGGGATTTGGTGAGCGTGAGGCTCTTGAAGAAGAGTTTGAGTTCGGCCTGAACACCCTGACCTCGGGTGAAACAGTCGAAGGCGCCACTGCATTCAAGGATGGGCTGGGTCGCCACGGAGAAACGGTTTAG